ttttattttaaagtgaaagtttgtttcaaatattctgtttttcaaCAAGGTATCTTGGTAGTATTATATTGTAGTATTTTCTTTTAGACATTAACACTCAAAAAGTTAACTCAAAAAGACATAGTTTATTTAAGACTAACCTTGCATTTCGCcaaagaaattaataattaattaattcttaatattttttttctttttgagtgtATCCCAAATTCCTgtgtatttttcaatttttgtcACTCTCCATTTGTGTAAagtggaggggaaaaaacagtatatcttttttaatttttgtagtCTTTACACACGCGTAtgcacgcccacgcacacacacacacagttttttttctttaaaatttaacacTCTGATTGTAGGTCGGCGGGTGGGTGGAAGGGGGGATTTAACATGAAAAGTTATCATTAAAGTTGAATCTTCCGTGTTTGCATGGTTTGGTGGTGTGAGGGCCGGGGTTTACTGTCATGGCAACTTTGCGTTATCCAGTGTCTCTGAGCGGAGAAACATTGAGGGAGATAATCCCTGAATTAAACAGGATCTGCTTTGAGTCGACTGGGATGAGCAGAGGGCCAGGCTGCGCCGACGATCCCCGCCGCTCCCATGCTGCGCGAACAATGGGAAGGCATCCTGTCTCTCTGTGGGGCAGGGCTGCGCTCCTCTGGGTTTCATTTGCAAATGAATTCTTGGCGCTGATGAAAGTGTTTTGAGGGGCCGGAGCCACAATGAAAGGGATTCATAGAGAAATGCAATTTGTAAATCAACTTGTATGTTAAATAGCAAGATTTTAGTGTGACAAAGAGGGAAGTGAATGAGGAAAGTCTGGGGCGCAGCGGTTGCTCTGGGGGCAGGGTGTTGTCTTCCCTTTTCACTATTTGAAttgtcatgttttaataaaaaggaatatttagAAAACCTGTTTCTGCGTGCATGCCAGTTAGAGTCATAGCTTTTAAATTATTGTCTGAGTAAAAAGCAGAAGTTTCTGTATGCAATGCTTGTTCATTGAGTTGGCTTGTCCTGTTTGTCAGTTTTGGCAAGTTTGTGATGCAGACCAGAATATACAGTGCTAGCCCTCTATGTGATAAAAcgcactttttaaaattctttaaactttttctgaatttttttgtttttccattttcagtaaattgcagttttttctactgaaaatttgtcagactttttttattcagtcatggctttatatgttatatatattCTAGTTGTTGTAAACAAATCTCGGCGTCACaagctgtgttgtttttgcCTCAGTGTGACTGCGGGGACGGTGGACACAAATTAGTTTAGTGACATGGATAACCTGTCCAAGTTGCCCATAGTTGGCTGAAAATGAGCAAAGTTGACAGCAAATTGAAAGTCTAATAAGTCCTcaaatgcttttttctttcaccGAATGGACAAGAAGACTTTGAAGGGCATGAGTTATAGGAAATCAATGCTTTTCTATGAAATTTCATTAAGAACCAATGTCCTCGCTTCactctgttttatattttgatggATTGTCTGAAGAAAATGATTACCTTCTGCGGGCCTGATGAAACTCATACGCACATCTCTAAAGATCtcttttaaacaatatttgcaTAGCTCCTATTGATTTTATATCTCGACTTATCATGTTCTTGAGGTTACTGTGTTAAATAAagcgttttttattttattttgttggctTATTGTTGTCTTAGAATCATTGTTTTTATGAGCACTTCAAAAGGATGAGTGTAAAACTGATTAATTTAAGATTAACAACAATGGAAGGTGACGAGATAAAGCTGCTTTTTCAGCTGTAAAATATCTCCAATCACTAATCCTCTGTTTCCTATTTTTCAGGGGACACGGAACTTTGCTCCGAGGACCCCCCCTGCAAGGAGTCAGACGCCCATGTCTGCAGCAGATGTTGCGCTGAGTTCTTTGAACTTTCAGATCTCGAGGAACACCAGAAAAATTGCACTAAGAATCAGTTAGTTTTGATAGTGAATGAAAATCCTGCCTCCCCTGCTGGAAGTTTCTCACCCGGGTCTCCTTCCCATAATCCCGATGACCAGATGAATGACACAGCTAATAACACTGATCAAACAGAGTGCAGTGATCTTTTGGAGCCCAACATCCTTGAAAAAGACGAATCCATGGATGTGGATGTTTCTGGAATGAGCAGTGGCCACGAAGAGGAAGGCGGTCAAATAGAGAGTGGGAGCTCTATTGATACAGTCAGTGGCCATGCAGGGAGGGGCACTGCTGGCCCTGCAGTAGGTACTTCAGCAATCTCTGCCTCACTACCTCAGGTCAGTAACCTCACTGAACTGGGAAACTTCTCTATGATCAACAGCAATGTCATAATTGAAAATCTGCAGAGCACTAAGGTGGCCGTGGCTCAATTCTCCCAAGAGAACAGGTCCACTGGAGGGCCCAGGGTGGCTGTGCCAGCCCTAATGGAGCAGCTTTTAGCcctgcaacagcagcagatccaccagctgcagctcatAGAGCAAATTCGTCATCAGATACTACTATTAGCTTCTCAGTCCCCAGAAATGCAGGTACCCCCAACTTCTGCTCCAGGCACAATGGGGCCTGCTGCCAGCCCACTGACCACACTCAGCTCACATCTCTCTCAACAGCTGGCTGCAGCCGCAGGCCTCGCGCAGAACCTGGCAAGTCAGTCAGCCAGCATTAGTAGCCTAAAACAGCTGGCTGCAGCAGCGCAGCTACCTCAGCCCAACCCAAGCAGTAGTGAGACATCTCAGAGTGTTACGACACTGGGACCATCAACAGTCAATCCTCAGTCCTCTGACAAGAGGCCTAGTGTTATGAGTAGCCTCCACTCTCAGCTAAGTAACTCCTCGCTTCCTAAAACATCAACGGCAGCATTTGGAATAGGTAGCTTGCTAAGTTCTGCAGTGAATCCCCTTCTACCTCAGCCCCCACCTGGAAACCCCATGTTCTCAAGCTCTCTGCCCAGTGTTGGCACCACTGTTGAGGACCTAAACTCTCTAGCTGTTCTAGCCCAACAGAGAAAAGGCAAGCCACCAAATGTAACTTCATTTGAACACAAAACTAGTTCTGATGAGGCTTTCTTCAAACATAAGTGCAGGTTTTGTGGCAAGGTATTTGGAAGTGATAGTGCCTTGCAAATCCATCTTCGCTCTCACACTGGTGAGAGACCATACAAGTGTAATATCTGTGGTAATCGCTTCTCCACCCGAGGTAACCTGAAGGTGCATTTCCAGCGTCATAAAGAAAAATACCCTCATATCCAGATGAACCCGTATCCTGTCCCTGAGCATCTAGACAACATACCAACAAGTACTGGTATACCATATGGTATGTCCATGCCACCTGAGAAACCTGTTACCAGCTGGCTTGACAGTAAACCAGTTTTACCCACTCTGACCACCTCAGTTGGTATGCTTCTTCCACCAACTATGCCGAGTTTGCCCCATTTCATCAAAAAGGAAGATCATTCTATAGCCATAGCTAGCCCTTCTGTTACTGCAAAGAATGACTCAGGTGCAACTGAGCTTTTAGATAAAAGTAACAATAATGTGTCTGAAGAGGGTGAAGGTGCAACTTTGCCTACCTcaaatggaaaaactgaagaaagaAGCCACTCGTCAGTCTTAATGACAAATGTGAGCTCTGCATCAGAGAGTACTGCAGAATATACAACTTCTAACAGCCCACCCATGATGACCAACCCACTCATGCCTCTTTTGACTGACCAGTTCAAAGCTACGTTTCCTTTTGGAGGTATCCTGGATCCTCTCCAGGGGTCAGAGACCTCCAAACTACAGCAGCTTGTGGAAAACATTGACAGGAAGGTGACAGACCCAAATGAATGTGTCATCTGCCACCGGGTGCTGAGCTGCCAGAGTGCTCTAAAAATGCACTATCGCACTCACACAGGGGAGAGGCCGTTTAAGTGTAAAATTTGTGGCAGAGCATTCACCACCAAGGGAAATCTTAAGACCCACTACAGTGTTCACAGGGCTATGCCTCCTCTAAGAGTTCAACACTCCTGCCCCATTTGCCAGAAAAAATTCACAAATGCTGTGGTTCTACAGCAACATATTCGCATGCATATGGGTGGGCAGATCCCCAACACCCCTCTGCCAGAGAGTTATCCAGAGTCCATGGCATCTGATACTGGCTCATTCGAGGAGAGAAACTTTGATGATCTTGACAATTTCTCTGATGACAACTTAGAGGGTATGGAAGAAGGCCCAGATAGCAGTGTGCCAGACACACCCAGGTCAGTTGATGCTTCCCAAGACAGTCTATGTAACTCACCAACTCCCCATGAAATGGGAAACCAAGAGGGGCAGGAGCAAAGTGGTCAAGAAAATTCTCAGAGTAATGAAATGGAAGAGATTCCAACCAGTCAGTTGAAGCTTAGTGCAAATGGCTTTGTTGAGGGGGATTGCCTCACCAATGACTCCTCATCTTTCGGAGGGGATGTTGAAAGCCAAAGTGCCGGGAGTCCAGCTGTGTCAGAATCTACCTCCTCCATGCAGGCGCCATCCCCCACTAGCATGCAGCCACAAGCACGCAAATCTCCCAGCCTTGAAGAAAGGCACCATAGGGCCATATCTATGGAACACACCAGTGCAAGCCTCCTGCACTCTCACCCCTCCAACATCGGAGCCCTAGATCTGACATCTGTCAATCCTTCAAAAGACCCTCTGGGCATGATATTTCCCTTCCGTGAGCGTAGCACCATCAAAAACACATCTTGTGACATCTGTGGAAAAACCTTTGCTTGTCAGAGTGCCTTGGACATTCACTATCGAAGCCATACCAAAGAGCGACCATTTATTTGCACGGCTTGTAACAGAGGTTTTTCCACCAAGGGTAACCTCAAGCAGCACATGTTAACTCATCAAATGAGAGACCTGCCCTCCCAGCTCTTTGAGCCCTCAAATACCAGCCTCTCCTCCAGCCCAActccttctctcctctctgttgggTCTCTCAGCAAACCTGAGGTTAATGGCTTCCTCCATGGCCTCCACCAAGAAAACAAGGACATTACCCCAGGTTTAGTCACGTCATCTGCATCCACCTCCCCGGTACTCTCTGCAGCTCCGCCACGCAGGACtccaaaacaacatttctgcAACACCTGTGGGAAGTGTTTCTCCTCATCTAGTGCCCTACAAATCCATGAAAGAACCCACACAGGGGAAAAACCATTTGCTTGCAGCATCTGTGGTCGGGCTTTCACCACCAAAGGAAACCTCAAggtaaatgaaaaagaaaataagaaatacaatGCTAGGCCTTCTGGTTAATTGTACTCCGCTTGTCATATAAGTTGAAGTTGAATGTGATGAACTAAATATGAGATCAGTGCACAGAGTTAGTTATAACAGTGATCTAGGTCAGACTGTGTTTGTCCACAGGGAAAGTCACATGCTTACATCAGTCAGAAAAGCTTCTGCTCAATGATCAACAGAAACTTGTAACTAGAGTGcactgaacataaaaaaaaatattttagtgccAAATTCTGGTCACAAACAAAATCTACTTCCAAGTTAGTTTCTAagatttcattttcagaaatatatattcatctgcagctttagTTCTTTAgctatttaaaatacaattttaaaaagttgtatttatGGATTATGAAGAGGAATAAGTGTTTATGCAAACATGGTATTAACAGATGTAAAACACCACATGTATTGTTGTCTGAAGTAATACAAATAGACAGCATAATTTGGCACAAACCGGGTAGGTTTCCGTGAGATGAGCAAATTAAAGTTCAGGTTAAACACTATGGGTCAGTCTTGCCAAAATAAGATGTTTACAGCCTGTTGGTACCTCACACAGCATAGGCAGCTACCCAGGCTGCAGCTCCCTGGGTGTGAAGCCATTTAAATACCGTCAAgcattatgattatttttttccattgcaTCATCTCATGTGCAGCTCCTGTTGCCAAGATTGTAAACAACACTAATTTTCATCCCTTTCTGTGTCTGTCCTCCCCTCCTTATGTTCCTTTTattccctcctctctctccacCTGCATAGGTCCACATGGGCACACACATGTGGAACAGTGCTCCTGCCAGACGTGGCCGCAGGCTCTCTGTGGACGGACCAATGGCCTTCTTGGGCACAAACCCAGTCAAGTTCCCTGAAATCTTTCAGAAAGACATGGCATCAAGGCATCAAGCAAGCAACGGAGATCCGGCTAGCTTCTGGAACCAGTACGCTGCAGCCTTTTCCAATGGGCTGGCGATGAAGACAAATGAAATCTCTGTCATCCAGAATGGAGGCATCCCACCTCTGTCAGGCGGAGTGGGAAACGGGGGCAGCTCTCCGATAGGTGGCCTAACAGGCAGCCTGGACAAGCTGCACAGTGCAGAGCCTAACGCCGCTCTCGCCGGCCTCGAGAAAATGGCCAACACAGAGAACGGGTCCCACTTCCGGTTCACACGCTTCATGGAGGACAATAAAGAGATTGTCACCAATTAGACTGCATGC
This genomic stretch from Xiphophorus hellerii strain 12219 chromosome 4, Xiphophorus_hellerii-4.1, whole genome shotgun sequence harbors:
- the sall1a gene encoding sal-like protein 1a, which encodes MSRRKQAKPQHFQSDPHLPLPEHNGDTELCSEDPPCKESDAHVCSRCCAEFFELSDLEEHQKNCTKNQLVLIVNENPASPAGSFSPGSPSHNPDDQMNDTANNTDQTECSDLLEPNILEKDESMDVDVSGMSSGHEEEGGQIESGSSIDTVSGHAGRGTAGPAVGTSAISASLPQVSNLTELGNFSMINSNVIIENLQSTKVAVAQFSQENRSTGGPRVAVPALMEQLLALQQQQIHQLQLIEQIRHQILLLASQSPEMQVPPTSAPGTMGPAASPLTTLSSHLSQQLAAAAGLAQNLASQSASISSLKQLAAAAQLPQPNPSSSETSQSVTTLGPSTVNPQSSDKRPSVMSSLHSQLSNSSLPKTSTAAFGIGSLLSSAVNPLLPQPPPGNPMFSSSLPSVGTTVEDLNSLAVLAQQRKGKPPNVTSFEHKTSSDEAFFKHKCRFCGKVFGSDSALQIHLRSHTGERPYKCNICGNRFSTRGNLKVHFQRHKEKYPHIQMNPYPVPEHLDNIPTSTGIPYGMSMPPEKPVTSWLDSKPVLPTLTTSVGMLLPPTMPSLPHFIKKEDHSIAIASPSVTAKNDSGATELLDKSNNNVSEEGEGATLPTSNGKTEERSHSSVLMTNVSSASESTAEYTTSNSPPMMTNPLMPLLTDQFKATFPFGGILDPLQGSETSKLQQLVENIDRKVTDPNECVICHRVLSCQSALKMHYRTHTGERPFKCKICGRAFTTKGNLKTHYSVHRAMPPLRVQHSCPICQKKFTNAVVLQQHIRMHMGGQIPNTPLPESYPESMASDTGSFEERNFDDLDNFSDDNLEGMEEGPDSSVPDTPRSVDASQDSLCNSPTPHEMGNQEGQEQSGQENSQSNEMEEIPTSQLKLSANGFVEGDCLTNDSSSFGGDVESQSAGSPAVSESTSSMQAPSPTSMQPQARKSPSLEERHHRAISMEHTSASLLHSHPSNIGALDLTSVNPSKDPLGMIFPFRERSTIKNTSCDICGKTFACQSALDIHYRSHTKERPFICTACNRGFSTKGNLKQHMLTHQMRDLPSQLFEPSNTSLSSSPTPSLLSVGSLSKPEVNGFLHGLHQENKDITPGLVTSSASTSPVLSAAPPRRTPKQHFCNTCGKCFSSSSALQIHERTHTGEKPFACSICGRAFTTKGNLKVHMGTHMWNSAPARRGRRLSVDGPMAFLGTNPVKFPEIFQKDMASRHQASNGDPASFWNQYAAAFSNGLAMKTNEISVIQNGGIPPLSGGVGNGGSSPIGGLTGSLDKLHSAEPNAALAGLEKMANTENGSHFRFTRFMEDNKEIVTN